The following proteins come from a genomic window of Gossypium raimondii isolate GPD5lz chromosome 5, ASM2569854v1, whole genome shotgun sequence:
- the LOC105771148 gene encoding protein NEDD1 isoform X1: protein MMNRPYPSLELLAASGGDTVKIFDIKLEPNDPCVLSYSPSPSCFVNSVRWNHTNLVVASAGEDKKISLWRKNGQRMWTVPVAGTDCGDNIEESILAISFSNKGSRYICSGGSGQVVQIWDLQRKRCIKWLRGHTSTITGVMYNCKDEHLASISQSGDLILHNLASGARAAELKDPNEQVLSVLDYSRISRHILVTAGDDGSIHLWDTTGRSPKVSWLKQHSAPTTGISFSPSNDKIIATVGLDKKLYTYDTGSRRPSAFISHEAPFTSLAFRDDGWTLAAGTNNGRVAFYDLRGKLQPFTVLRAYSSSEAVSSLCWQRSKPVIVNESTCAAETALLGGPVEDSVLMPDPLPSVTSSSLSVSTAISGGRSGPAEVSFLTSSSESVSSTGNLSSSMETPHRSHLWPGGTLTRLHAPHSKYNLKDDMDVFSPVVDVQPITPSLDKLWDIHEGAKKEHLLADKSPSSLLFPSSRRFAFADDGAGDHPIFDWKSSSMYQQDDKRSLTSLGSMPTPSSKSEEASITPPEAWGGDKISDKFAHLRHLPSRFGMEASGGLTTSSTYSGQTQSSMLSQTSISSLTSYDISYENLRTKDVSSSQETSLGFPEHLSSSMSALSLGSKGITGAGSLDSPKLASLGLPRRFSTYAERISTTSAFSDGTSQLVVSPKTKKTGAETREELLNSLLLRSDSFTGAESGILPAMNGGTQLHKAPQPDPQQGSNFTLQLFQRTLEETLDSFQKSIHGDMRNLHIEILRQFHMQEMEMSRVMSSILQNQAELMEEVKSLRKENQQLRQLL from the exons atgATGAATCGACCGTATCCGTCGCTGGAGTTACTAGCGGCGAGCGGCGGCGACACCGTGAAAATCTTCGACATTAAGCTCGAACCGAACGATCCTTGCGTTTTAAGTTACTCACCTTCTCCGAGTTGCTTTGTCAATTCGGTTAGGTGGAACCACACTA ACTTAGTGGTAGCGAGTGCCGGAGAAGATAAGAAGATATCTTTGTGGCGGAAAAATGGGCAGAGGATGTGGACAGTTCCGGTTGCTGGGACTGATTGTGGAGATAACATTGAG GAGTCTATTTTAGCTATTAGCTTTAGCAACAAGGGGTCCAGATACATATGTTCAGGGGGAAGTGGTCAAGTTGTACAGATATGGGATTTGCAAAGGAAGCGTTGCATCAAATGGTTAAGGGGTCATACCAGCACAATTACAGGTGTTATGTACAATTGCAAAGATGAGCACTTGGCCTCCATCAGCCAAAGTGGGGATCTCATTCTTCATAACCTTGCTTCTGGGGCAAGGGCTGCTGAACTAAAAGATCCTAATGAACAG GTACTGAGTGTACTTGATTATTCTCGGATCAGCCGACACATTTTGGTGACTGCTGGTGACGATGGATCTATCCATTTATGGGATACCACCGGTCGTAGCccaaag GTTTCCTGGTTGAAGCAGCACTCTGCACCCACAACTGGCATTAGCTTCTCACCATCCAATGATAAG ATAATTGCTACTGTTGGGTTGGATAAGAAGCTATACACCTATGATACTGGGTCTAGAAGACCCTCTGCTTTCATTTCTCATGAGGCACCTTTCACTTCATTGGCATTTAGAGATGATGGTTGGACACTGGCAGCTGGCACCAATAATGGTAGAGTAGCGTTCTATGATCTTCGGGGAAAACTACAGCCTTTTACTGTCCTACGCGCTTATAGCAGTTCTGAG GCTGTTTCAAGTTTATGCTGGCAAAGATCAAAACCAGTAATTGTTAATGAGAGTACTTGCGCTGCTGAGACTGCTCTCTTGGGGGGTCCAGTGGAGGATTCTGTTCTTATGCCTGACCCACTTCCATCTGTGACATCATCGAGCCTTTCAGTATCCACAGCAATTTCTGGTGGCCGATCAGGCCCTGCAGAAGTATCTTTTCTTACTAGTAGTAGTGAATCAGTGTCAAGCACAGGCAATCTGTCTTCTTCTATGGAAACTCCACATAGAAGCCATCTGTGGCCTGGTGGAACACTGACGAGATTACATGCTCCTCACTCTAAGTACAATCTCAAGGATGATATGGATGTGTTTTCCCCTGTTGTGGATGTTCAACCGATTACACCCTCACTCGATAAGTTGTGGGATATTCATGAGGGTGCAAAGAAAGAGCATCTACTCGCTGATAAGAGTCCTTCCTCCCTTCTGTTTCCCTCTAGCAGGAGGTTTGCTTTTGCTGATGATGGAGCTGGTGATCACCCAATATTTGATTGGAAGTCCAGTTCAATGTATCAACAG GATGACAAAAGATCTTTGACGTCATTAGGATCTATGCCTACACCATCATCCAAGAGTGAAGAGGCCTCCATCACTCCTCCTGAAGCGTGGGGTGGTGATAAGATATCTGATAAATTTGCTCACCTCCGCCATCTGCCATCTCGATTTGGGATGGAGGCTTCTGGTGGTCTGACAACAAGCTCTACTTATTCTGGACAAACTCAATCGTCAATGCTCAGTCAGACAAGTATTAGCTCATTAACAAGTTATGACATAAGCTATGAAAACTTGCGCACAAAAGATGTCTCTTCAAGTCAGGAGACGTCATTAGGATTTCCTGAACATTTATCCAGCTCCATGTCTGCTTTGTCTCTTGGTTCAAAAGGCATTACTGGAGCAGGCAGCCTTGACTCACCAAAACTAGCATCTTTAGGGCTGCCTCGAAGGTTTTCAACATACGCTGAGAGAATTAGTACTACATCTGCCTTCAGTGACGGAACTTCCCAATTGGTGGTTTCccccaaaacaaagaaaacaggAGCTGAGACCAGAGAAGAGCTGTTAAATAGCTTGTTATTGAGGTCTGATTCATTTACTGGAGCAGAATCAGGAATTCTTCCAGCTATGAAT GGAGGAACACAACTCCACAAGGCTCCTCAACCTGATCCCCAGCAAGGAAGCAACTTCACTCTTCAGCTATTTCAACGTACTCTTGAAGAAACCCTTGATTCATTTCAGAAATCCATTCATGGAGATATGAGGAACCTTCATATTGAAATCTTAAGACAATTCCACATGCAGGAG ATGGAGATGTCTCGTGTGATGAGCTCCATTCTACAGAACCAAGCTGAACTGATGGAAGAGGTTAAGTCTCTCCGGAAAGAAAACCAGCAGCTTCGTCAATTGCTTTGA
- the LOC105771148 gene encoding protein NEDD1 isoform X2 produces the protein MADLVVASAGEDKKISLWRKNGQRMWTVPVAGTDCGDNIEESILAISFSNKGSRYICSGGSGQVVQIWDLQRKRCIKWLRGHTSTITGVMYNCKDEHLASISQSGDLILHNLASGARAAELKDPNEQVLSVLDYSRISRHILVTAGDDGSIHLWDTTGRSPKVSWLKQHSAPTTGISFSPSNDKIIATVGLDKKLYTYDTGSRRPSAFISHEAPFTSLAFRDDGWTLAAGTNNGRVAFYDLRGKLQPFTVLRAYSSSEAVSSLCWQRSKPVIVNESTCAAETALLGGPVEDSVLMPDPLPSVTSSSLSVSTAISGGRSGPAEVSFLTSSSESVSSTGNLSSSMETPHRSHLWPGGTLTRLHAPHSKYNLKDDMDVFSPVVDVQPITPSLDKLWDIHEGAKKEHLLADKSPSSLLFPSSRRFAFADDGAGDHPIFDWKSSSMYQQDDKRSLTSLGSMPTPSSKSEEASITPPEAWGGDKISDKFAHLRHLPSRFGMEASGGLTTSSTYSGQTQSSMLSQTSISSLTSYDISYENLRTKDVSSSQETSLGFPEHLSSSMSALSLGSKGITGAGSLDSPKLASLGLPRRFSTYAERISTTSAFSDGTSQLVVSPKTKKTGAETREELLNSLLLRSDSFTGAESGILPAMNGGTQLHKAPQPDPQQGSNFTLQLFQRTLEETLDSFQKSIHGDMRNLHIEILRQFHMQEMEMSRVMSSILQNQAELMEEVKSLRKENQQLRQLL, from the exons ATGGCAGACTTAGTGGTAGCGAGTGCCGGAGAAGATAAGAAGATATCTTTGTGGCGGAAAAATGGGCAGAGGATGTGGACAGTTCCGGTTGCTGGGACTGATTGTGGAGATAACATTGAG GAGTCTATTTTAGCTATTAGCTTTAGCAACAAGGGGTCCAGATACATATGTTCAGGGGGAAGTGGTCAAGTTGTACAGATATGGGATTTGCAAAGGAAGCGTTGCATCAAATGGTTAAGGGGTCATACCAGCACAATTACAGGTGTTATGTACAATTGCAAAGATGAGCACTTGGCCTCCATCAGCCAAAGTGGGGATCTCATTCTTCATAACCTTGCTTCTGGGGCAAGGGCTGCTGAACTAAAAGATCCTAATGAACAG GTACTGAGTGTACTTGATTATTCTCGGATCAGCCGACACATTTTGGTGACTGCTGGTGACGATGGATCTATCCATTTATGGGATACCACCGGTCGTAGCccaaag GTTTCCTGGTTGAAGCAGCACTCTGCACCCACAACTGGCATTAGCTTCTCACCATCCAATGATAAG ATAATTGCTACTGTTGGGTTGGATAAGAAGCTATACACCTATGATACTGGGTCTAGAAGACCCTCTGCTTTCATTTCTCATGAGGCACCTTTCACTTCATTGGCATTTAGAGATGATGGTTGGACACTGGCAGCTGGCACCAATAATGGTAGAGTAGCGTTCTATGATCTTCGGGGAAAACTACAGCCTTTTACTGTCCTACGCGCTTATAGCAGTTCTGAG GCTGTTTCAAGTTTATGCTGGCAAAGATCAAAACCAGTAATTGTTAATGAGAGTACTTGCGCTGCTGAGACTGCTCTCTTGGGGGGTCCAGTGGAGGATTCTGTTCTTATGCCTGACCCACTTCCATCTGTGACATCATCGAGCCTTTCAGTATCCACAGCAATTTCTGGTGGCCGATCAGGCCCTGCAGAAGTATCTTTTCTTACTAGTAGTAGTGAATCAGTGTCAAGCACAGGCAATCTGTCTTCTTCTATGGAAACTCCACATAGAAGCCATCTGTGGCCTGGTGGAACACTGACGAGATTACATGCTCCTCACTCTAAGTACAATCTCAAGGATGATATGGATGTGTTTTCCCCTGTTGTGGATGTTCAACCGATTACACCCTCACTCGATAAGTTGTGGGATATTCATGAGGGTGCAAAGAAAGAGCATCTACTCGCTGATAAGAGTCCTTCCTCCCTTCTGTTTCCCTCTAGCAGGAGGTTTGCTTTTGCTGATGATGGAGCTGGTGATCACCCAATATTTGATTGGAAGTCCAGTTCAATGTATCAACAG GATGACAAAAGATCTTTGACGTCATTAGGATCTATGCCTACACCATCATCCAAGAGTGAAGAGGCCTCCATCACTCCTCCTGAAGCGTGGGGTGGTGATAAGATATCTGATAAATTTGCTCACCTCCGCCATCTGCCATCTCGATTTGGGATGGAGGCTTCTGGTGGTCTGACAACAAGCTCTACTTATTCTGGACAAACTCAATCGTCAATGCTCAGTCAGACAAGTATTAGCTCATTAACAAGTTATGACATAAGCTATGAAAACTTGCGCACAAAAGATGTCTCTTCAAGTCAGGAGACGTCATTAGGATTTCCTGAACATTTATCCAGCTCCATGTCTGCTTTGTCTCTTGGTTCAAAAGGCATTACTGGAGCAGGCAGCCTTGACTCACCAAAACTAGCATCTTTAGGGCTGCCTCGAAGGTTTTCAACATACGCTGAGAGAATTAGTACTACATCTGCCTTCAGTGACGGAACTTCCCAATTGGTGGTTTCccccaaaacaaagaaaacaggAGCTGAGACCAGAGAAGAGCTGTTAAATAGCTTGTTATTGAGGTCTGATTCATTTACTGGAGCAGAATCAGGAATTCTTCCAGCTATGAAT GGAGGAACACAACTCCACAAGGCTCCTCAACCTGATCCCCAGCAAGGAAGCAACTTCACTCTTCAGCTATTTCAACGTACTCTTGAAGAAACCCTTGATTCATTTCAGAAATCCATTCATGGAGATATGAGGAACCTTCATATTGAAATCTTAAGACAATTCCACATGCAGGAG ATGGAGATGTCTCGTGTGATGAGCTCCATTCTACAGAACCAAGCTGAACTGATGGAAGAGGTTAAGTCTCTCCGGAAAGAAAACCAGCAGCTTCGTCAATTGCTTTGA
- the LOC105765955 gene encoding ras-related protein Rab11C: MAYKVDHEYDYLFKIVLIGDSGVGKSNILSRFTRNEFCLESKSTIGVEFATRTLQVEGKTVKAQIWDTAGQERYRAITSAYYRGAVGALLVYDITKRQTFDNVLRWLRELRDHADSNIVIMMAGNKSDLNHLRAVSTEDAQSLAESEGLSFMETSALEAFNIEKAFQTVLLDIYQIIRKKALAAQESASGTGVPQGTTINVNNMSDNANKKPCCST, from the exons ATGGCATATAAAGTGGATCAtgaatatgattatttatttaagattgtACTAATAGGAGATTCGGGTGTTGGAAAATCTAATATTCTTTCGAGATTTACAAGAAATGAGTTTTGCTTGGAGTCTAAATCCACCATTGGTGTTGAATTCGCAACCAGGACTCTTCAG GTAGAAGGAAAGACAGTTAAGGCACAGATATGGGACACAGCCGGTCAAGAGAGGTATCGAGCCATTACCAGTGCATACTATAGAGGTGCAGTTGGGGCATTGTTGGTTTACGACATAACTAAAAGGCAAACCTTCGACAATGTCCTGAGATGGCTTCGTGAACTTCGAGACCACGCCGATTCAAACATCGTCATCATGATGGCCGGAAATAAGTCCGACCTCAACCATCTTCGAGCCGTCTCGACGGAAGATGCTCAAAGCTTGGCCGAGAGTGAAGGCCTGTCATTCATGGAGACCTCAGCTTTGGAAGCTTTCAACATTGAGAAAGCATTTCAGACAGTGTTGTTGGACATTTATCAGATAATAAGGAAAAAGGCATTGGCAGCACAGGAATCAGCTTCCGGTACTGGTGTACCACAAGGCACCACCATTAATGTCAACAATATGTCAGATAATGCAAACAAGAAACCCTGTTGTTCAACCTAG